A region of Cellulophaga sp. RHA19 DNA encodes the following proteins:
- the ychF gene encoding redox-regulated ATPase YchF, whose product MKAGIVGLPNVGKSTLFNCLSNAKAQSANFPFCTIEPNIGVVNVPDSRLQKLEELVDPERVLPATVEIVDIAGLVKGASKGEGLGNQFLGNIRETDAILHVLRCFNDDNIVHVDGSVDPIRDKETIDMELQLKDLETVDKKLEKVKRTAKTGNKEAQKEEAVLLKLKEGLEAGVSVRAIEVDEKDHLEFVKPLQFITDKPVMYVCNVDEEGAVNGNEYVEKVRAAVAKENAEVIFLAVGTEADITELDSYDERQMFLEDLGLEEPGSAKLIRGAYKLLDLETYFTAGVKEVRAWTIPVGATAPQAAGVIHTDFEKGFIRAEVIAYNDYVTFGSETKVKEAGKMRVEGKEYIVKDGDVMHFRFNV is encoded by the coding sequence ATGAAAGCAGGTATTGTTGGATTGCCAAACGTGGGGAAATCTACCCTTTTTAATTGTTTATCTAATGCAAAAGCGCAAAGTGCAAACTTTCCGTTTTGTACTATAGAGCCTAATATTGGGGTGGTGAATGTACCAGACTCAAGATTACAAAAATTAGAAGAATTGGTAGACCCAGAGCGTGTTTTACCAGCAACTGTAGAGATTGTAGATATTGCAGGTCTTGTTAAAGGTGCTAGTAAAGGTGAAGGTTTAGGAAATCAGTTTTTAGGGAATATACGTGAGACTGATGCTATTTTGCATGTGTTACGTTGTTTTAATGATGATAATATAGTGCATGTAGATGGTTCTGTAGATCCTATTAGAGATAAAGAAACCATAGATATGGAGTTGCAGTTAAAAGATTTGGAAACTGTAGATAAAAAATTAGAAAAGGTTAAGCGTACAGCTAAGACAGGTAATAAAGAGGCTCAGAAAGAAGAAGCTGTTCTTTTAAAGTTAAAAGAAGGTTTAGAAGCTGGTGTTTCTGTTAGAGCCATAGAGGTTGATGAAAAAGATCATTTAGAATTTGTAAAGCCATTACAGTTTATTACAGATAAGCCAGTAATGTATGTTTGTAACGTAGATGAAGAAGGAGCTGTTAATGGTAATGAATATGTAGAGAAAGTAAGAGCAGCTGTTGCAAAAGAAAATGCAGAAGTTATTTTTTTAGCAGTTGGTACAGAGGCAGATATTACTGAATTAGATAGTTATGATGAGCGCCAAATGTTTTTAGAGGATTTAGGTTTAGAAGAGCCTGGTTCTGCTAAATTAATTAGAGGAGCTTATAAATTATTAGACTTAGAAACATATTTTACGGCTGGTGTTAAAGAAGTTAGAGCTTGGACAATACCAGTAGGGGCAACTGCACCACAAGCTGCAGGTGTTATACATACAGATTTTGAAAAAGGATTTATCCGTGCAGAGGTTATTGCTTATAATGATTATGTTACTTTTGGTAGTGAGACAAAAGTGAAAGAAGCAGGTAAAATGCGAGTAGAAGGTAAAGAGTATATTGTAAAAGATGGAGATGTAATGCACTTTAGATTTAATGTGTAA
- a CDS encoding DNA gyrase/topoisomerase IV subunit A has product MEENEEVNENLDSNIDDPQNELTKVTGMYKDWFLDYASYVILERAVPAIEDGFKPVQRRIMHSLKELDDGRYNKVANVVGHTMQYHPHGDASIADAMVQIGQKDLLIDTQGNWGNILTGDRAAASRYIEARLSKFALDVVFSPKITDWQQSYDGRKKEPVNLPVKFPLLLAQGAEGIAVGLSTKILPHNFIELIDASIKHLKGQKFKLFPDFPTSGIIDVSNYNDGLRGGKIRVRAKIAQLDRNTLVISEIPYGTNTSSLIDSILKANEKGKIKVKKIEDNTAADVEILVHLPSGISPDKTIDALYAFTACESSISPLGCIIEDNKPLFIGVTEMLQRSTDYTVELLKAELEIQLGELEEQWHFSSLERIFIENRIYRDIEEEETWEGVISAIDKGLKPHTKHLKRAVTEEDITRLTEIRIKRISKFDLDKAQQLLDSLEERIAEVKHHLEHLIEFAVDYFKNLKDKYGKDRERKSEIRIFDDIEATKVAIRNTKLYVNREEGFVGTSLKKDEYVTDCSDIDDIIVFTKDGHMMVSKVDSKTFVGKNIIHVAVFKKKDKRTIYNLIYRDGKGGPSYIKRFNVTSVTRDRLYPLTTGKPNSEVLYFSANPNGEAEVVTIHLRQVGSIKKLKWDMDFSDILIKGRSSKGNIVSKYAVKRIDLKEKGVSTLKPRKIWFDDVVSRLNLDGRGELLGEFKGDDLILIITQKGIAKTIKPEITIHFDEDMIVLEKWNPKKPISAIYFDGAKERYYIKRFLIENENKEELFISEHPKSVLELVSTDWRPVVELEFVKPRGKEQKPNQEVDVEDFIAVKGIKALGNQLTADKIKNTNVLESLPYEEVEEVIEAPKKTEVAEEEDVTSKKTDSKEDLEDDDTEQTSLF; this is encoded by the coding sequence ATGGAAGAGAACGAAGAAGTAAACGAGAATCTAGATAGTAACATAGATGATCCCCAGAATGAGCTTACCAAGGTCACAGGGATGTATAAGGATTGGTTTTTAGATTACGCCTCTTATGTAATTTTAGAACGTGCTGTCCCTGCTATAGAAGACGGTTTTAAGCCTGTGCAACGTAGAATTATGCATTCGCTAAAAGAGTTAGATGATGGTAGATATAATAAAGTAGCTAATGTTGTTGGTCATACAATGCAGTATCATCCACACGGTGATGCAAGTATTGCAGATGCTATGGTGCAAATTGGTCAAAAAGATTTGCTTATTGACACTCAGGGTAACTGGGGTAACATATTAACAGGAGATAGGGCTGCAGCATCTAGATATATAGAAGCGCGTTTGTCTAAATTTGCTTTAGATGTTGTTTTTAGTCCAAAAATTACAGACTGGCAACAGTCTTATGATGGTCGTAAAAAAGAACCCGTAAACCTCCCTGTAAAATTTCCATTATTATTGGCTCAAGGAGCAGAGGGTATTGCTGTAGGTTTGTCAACAAAAATATTACCTCATAATTTTATAGAGTTAATAGATGCTTCAATTAAGCATTTAAAAGGTCAAAAATTTAAGCTGTTTCCAGATTTTCCTACATCTGGTATTATAGATGTATCTAATTATAATGATGGTTTACGCGGAGGAAAAATTAGAGTTAGAGCAAAAATAGCTCAATTAGATAGGAATACACTGGTTATAAGTGAAATTCCATACGGAACTAACACCTCTTCTTTAATAGATTCGATCTTAAAAGCAAACGAAAAAGGGAAGATAAAGGTTAAGAAAATTGAAGATAACACAGCTGCAGATGTAGAAATTTTAGTGCATTTACCATCTGGAATATCTCCTGATAAAACCATAGATGCATTGTATGCATTTACTGCGTGTGAGTCTTCTATTTCTCCTTTAGGTTGTATTATTGAAGACAATAAGCCGCTTTTTATTGGTGTTACTGAAATGTTGCAACGTTCTACGGATTATACAGTAGAGCTTTTAAAAGCTGAATTAGAAATTCAATTAGGTGAGTTAGAGGAACAATGGCATTTTTCTTCATTAGAACGTATTTTTATAGAAAATAGAATTTATAGGGATATTGAGGAAGAAGAAACTTGGGAAGGAGTTATTTCTGCTATAGATAAAGGGTTAAAGCCGCATACAAAACATTTAAAGAGAGCTGTAACAGAAGAAGATATTACTCGCTTAACAGAAATTAGAATTAAGCGTATTTCTAAGTTTGATTTAGACAAAGCGCAACAATTATTAGATAGTTTAGAGGAGCGTATTGCAGAAGTAAAGCATCATTTAGAGCATTTAATTGAATTTGCTGTAGATTACTTTAAAAATCTTAAAGATAAATACGGTAAGGATCGTGAACGTAAATCAGAAATTAGAATTTTTGATGATATTGAGGCAACTAAAGTGGCAATTAGAAACACAAAACTTTATGTAAATAGGGAAGAAGGTTTTGTAGGAACCTCTTTAAAGAAAGATGAGTATGTTACCGATTGTAGTGATATAGATGATATTATTGTGTTTACTAAAGATGGTCATATGATGGTTTCTAAAGTAGATTCTAAGACTTTTGTTGGTAAAAATATTATTCACGTCGCTGTGTTTAAGAAGAAAGATAAGCGTACTATTTACAATTTAATTTATAGAGATGGTAAAGGTGGTCCTAGTTATATTAAGCGATTTAATGTTACGTCTGTAACAAGAGATAGGTTGTATCCTTTAACTACTGGTAAGCCAAATTCTGAAGTCTTATATTTTTCTGCAAATCCTAATGGAGAGGCAGAAGTAGTTACTATACATTTAAGGCAAGTTGGTAGTATTAAAAAATTAAAGTGGGATATGGATTTTTCAGACATTCTTATAAAAGGAAGGTCTTCAAAAGGAAATATTGTTAGTAAATACGCTGTTAAACGTATCGACTTAAAAGAAAAGGGTGTTTCTACTTTAAAACCTCGTAAAATTTGGTTTGATGATGTTGTTAGTCGTCTAAACTTAGATGGTAGAGGTGAATTACTAGGAGAGTTTAAAGGAGATGATTTAATTTTGATAATTACTCAAAAAGGAATCGCAAAGACCATTAAGCCGGAAATTACGATTCATTTTGATGAGGATATGATTGTTTTGGAAAAGTGGAATCCTAAGAAGCCAATTTCAGCCATTTATTTTGATGGAGCAAAGGAGCGATATTATATTAAGCGTTTTTTAATAGAGAACGAAAATAAGGAGGAATTGTTTATCTCTGAACATCCAAAATCTGTTTTAGAGTTAGTTTCTACAGATTGGCGACCTGTGGTAGAATTGGAGTTTGTAAAACCTAGAGGTAAAGAGCAGAAACCGAATCAAGAAGTTGATGTAGAGGATTTTATAGCTGTTAAGGGGATAAAAGCTTTAGGTAATCAACTGACTGCAGATAAAATAAAAAACACAAATGTTTTAGAATCTTTACCTTATGAAGAAGTTGAGGAGGTAATTGAGGCTCCTAAGAAAACAGAAGTAGCAGAAGAGGAGGATGTTACATCAAAAAAAACAGATAGTAAAGAAGATTTAGAAGATGATGATACGGAACAAACAAGTCTGTTTTAG
- a CDS encoding TonB-dependent receptor, which yields MKKKCILILSLLCFSFAFSQSTITGTVVDDEGAPLAGVNILEKGTTNGTSTDFDGKYSIETQASATLVFSYIGFNTQEISTSGKTTINVTLSEGMLLDEIQLVGSRSPKRTATDTAVPIDVLDVAEIASNTGKVEVNDILQYAAPSFNATKQSGSDGADHIVPASLRGLGPDQTLVLINGKRRHQSSLVNIFGTRGRGNSGTDLNAIPASAIKRIEVLRDGASAQYGSDAIAGVINIVLKNNTNGFSGGITYGAYSTAIGDGWAEESGETLFNVEGENRLDGKNKNFDGETTKIDLNYGMALGENGGFFNVTTEFLSKEKTLRPGFSWRKGYGGAAIDGFNFMINSAVPIDENTEVYAFGGRNYRDTNANAFSRDGFADGDNRAVPSLYPDGFTPQITSLITDVSVSAGVRSKTKNGWNVDFNNTYGKNNFHYFVKNTNNASMKDASPTDFDAGGHYLSMNTTGLELNKYFEDVAAGLNVAYGFEYRTENFGIFSGEESSYSLYDDNGVVITNPATQTAAQDGNGDELPGSSQGFPGYSPANEVDRSRTNYGIYVDSELNVTEEFMVGGALRYENYSDFGNTFNFKLASRYKVSDDLAFRGSVSTGFRAPSLAQLYYNLIFTNIVAGRSVPSLLSANNSTVTKAFGIGQLNEEKAFNASLGFTYTNGGFSATIDAYSIAVDDRIILTDNFTDQAVLGPLGVDAAQFFANGVDTRTTGLDIVLNYTTSVGVNGKASIGLIGNFNDLEVKEIHNGNLNEFTFFGPFSQAYLEAAAPDYKFGLNLGYTNSKFNAQATLTQFSEVELQDFQWVDTPATTQAEADLLYPVATDIYEAALVVDLSVGYEFCKNLKLTVGANNLFNEYPTPQFDGWTDQGGLADSVQMGSDGTYIFSRINFNF from the coding sequence ATGAAAAAAAAATGCATTCTTATTTTAAGCCTTTTATGCTTCTCGTTCGCGTTTAGTCAATCTACAATTACAGGTACTGTAGTAGATGATGAAGGAGCACCACTAGCCGGAGTAAATATTCTTGAAAAAGGTACTACAAACGGAACATCTACAGATTTTGATGGAAAATACAGTATAGAAACACAAGCAAGCGCTACACTAGTATTTAGCTATATTGGCTTTAACACACAAGAAATTAGCACCTCTGGAAAAACAACTATTAACGTAACCCTGTCTGAGGGTATGCTTTTAGATGAAATACAACTAGTTGGTTCTAGAAGCCCTAAGCGTACCGCAACAGATACTGCAGTACCTATTGATGTTTTAGATGTTGCTGAAATTGCTTCTAATACAGGCAAAGTAGAAGTTAACGATATATTACAATACGCTGCTCCTTCTTTTAATGCCACTAAACAGTCTGGTTCTGATGGTGCAGACCACATTGTACCTGCTAGCTTAAGAGGGTTAGGTCCAGACCAAACTCTTGTTTTGATTAACGGCAAAAGAAGACATCAATCTTCTTTAGTAAACATTTTTGGTACTAGAGGTCGTGGTAATTCTGGTACAGATTTAAACGCAATTCCTGCTTCCGCTATTAAAAGAATTGAAGTTTTAAGAGATGGAGCTTCTGCACAGTACGGTTCTGATGCCATTGCTGGGGTAATTAATATTGTATTAAAAAATAATACAAACGGATTTTCTGGTGGAATTACTTACGGAGCATACAGCACTGCTATTGGAGATGGTTGGGCAGAAGAATCTGGAGAAACACTTTTTAATGTTGAAGGAGAAAACAGATTAGATGGAAAAAACAAAAATTTTGATGGTGAAACTACCAAAATAGACCTTAACTACGGTATGGCTCTTGGAGAAAATGGTGGTTTCTTTAACGTTACAACCGAATTCTTATCAAAAGAAAAAACACTTAGACCTGGTTTTAGCTGGAGAAAAGGGTATGGTGGTGCTGCTATTGATGGATTTAACTTTATGATTAATTCTGCTGTCCCTATTGATGAAAATACAGAAGTATATGCTTTTGGAGGTAGAAACTACAGAGATACCAATGCAAATGCTTTTTCTAGAGATGGCTTTGCCGATGGTGACAATAGAGCTGTTCCAAGTTTGTACCCAGACGGATTTACACCTCAAATTACATCTCTAATTACAGATGTTTCTGTTTCTGCTGGTGTTAGAAGTAAAACTAAAAATGGTTGGAATGTAGATTTCAACAACACTTACGGCAAAAACAACTTTCATTATTTTGTAAAAAACACTAATAATGCCTCTATGAAAGATGCTTCTCCTACAGATTTTGATGCAGGTGGACATTACCTTTCTATGAACACTACTGGACTAGAACTTAATAAGTATTTTGAAGATGTTGCAGCTGGCTTAAATGTAGCTTACGGATTTGAATATCGAACAGAGAATTTCGGAATCTTTTCTGGAGAAGAATCTTCGTATTCTTTATATGATGATAACGGAGTTGTTATTACTAACCCTGCTACACAAACAGCAGCACAGGATGGCAATGGGGACGAATTACCTGGCAGCTCACAAGGTTTTCCTGGCTACAGCCCTGCAAATGAAGTTGACCGTAGCAGAACAAATTATGGTATTTATGTAGACTCCGAGTTAAATGTTACTGAAGAGTTTATGGTTGGTGGTGCTTTACGTTATGAAAATTACAGCGATTTTGGTAATACATTTAACTTTAAACTAGCAAGTAGATATAAAGTTAGTGATGATTTAGCTTTTAGAGGCTCTGTTTCTACTGGTTTTAGAGCACCTTCTTTAGCGCAACTATACTATAACTTAATATTTACAAACATAGTAGCTGGTAGGTCTGTACCGTCTTTATTATCTGCAAATAACAGCACTGTAACAAAGGCATTTGGAATTGGACAGTTAAATGAAGAAAAAGCTTTTAATGCAAGTTTAGGGTTTACCTACACAAATGGTGGTTTTTCTGCTACTATAGATGCATATTCTATTGCTGTAGATGATCGTATTATTTTAACTGATAACTTTACAGACCAAGCTGTATTAGGTCCTTTAGGTGTAGATGCTGCGCAGTTTTTTGCTAATGGCGTAGATACCAGAACCACTGGTTTAGACATTGTACTTAACTACACCACTAGTGTTGGTGTTAACGGAAAAGCTAGTATTGGTTTAATTGGTAACTTTAATGATTTAGAGGTAAAAGAAATACACAATGGTAATTTAAATGAATTTACATTCTTTGGTCCTTTTTCTCAAGCTTATTTAGAAGCTGCTGCACCAGATTATAAGTTTGGACTTAATCTTGGATACACAAACTCTAAATTTAACGCACAGGCAACATTAACACAGTTTAGTGAAGTAGAGTTACAAGATTTTCAGTGGGTGGATACACCTGCTACAACACAAGCGGAAGCAGATTTACTTTACCCTGTAGCTACAGATATTTACGAAGCTGCTCTTGTAGTAGATTTAAGTGTTGGTTATGAATTTTGCAAGAATTTAAAACTTACTGTTGGCGCTAACAACTTATTTAATGAGTACCCTACTCCACAATTTGATGGATGGACAGATCAAGGTGGTTTAGCAGATTCTGTACAAATGGGTTCTGATGGGACCTATATCTTTAGTAGAATTAATTTTAATTTCTAA
- a CDS encoding sterol desaturase family protein — MDLTNPLVYGGPAFIIFILLELTYSKNHEEHHDLYDWKDLFASGFMGVGSAILAAALKVISAIVIFEFVFELCNPEVNGVHTNILGYQSFGYAWYVWLLCQLADDFTYYWFHRANHEIRILWAAHIVHHSSDNFNLGTAVRNGWFTLLYKPLFYMWMPAIGFEPEMVVFCLGIEALWQFQLHTVLLPKLGIFEKFMNTHTMHQVHHAQNVEYLDKNHGGFLNIFDRIFGTWLPLDDGIDVKYGVIHAPNSNNPIVILTHEFKDIWADMKKSKKLSHKLMYIFGPPGWSHDGSTMTVKQQQRQFKEYAKDHPKKSFERPN, encoded by the coding sequence ATGGATTTAACAAACCCGCTAGTTTACGGCGGTCCAGCGTTTATAATTTTTATATTATTAGAATTAACATATAGTAAAAACCATGAGGAACATCATGATCTTTACGACTGGAAAGATCTTTTTGCGAGTGGTTTTATGGGTGTTGGGTCTGCAATATTAGCAGCGGCACTTAAAGTAATATCAGCAATTGTAATTTTTGAATTTGTTTTTGAACTATGTAATCCGGAGGTAAACGGTGTGCATACTAATATATTGGGCTACCAATCTTTTGGATATGCTTGGTATGTTTGGTTGCTTTGTCAGCTTGCGGATGATTTCACATACTATTGGTTCCATAGAGCTAATCATGAAATAAGAATTTTATGGGCAGCTCACATTGTGCACCACTCATCAGACAACTTTAATTTAGGTACAGCTGTTAGAAACGGTTGGTTTACATTGTTGTATAAGCCATTGTTTTATATGTGGATGCCAGCAATAGGTTTTGAGCCAGAAATGGTGGTATTTTGTTTGGGAATTGAGGCTTTATGGCAATTTCAATTGCATACAGTATTATTACCAAAACTTGGTATTTTTGAAAAGTTTATGAATACACATACAATGCACCAAGTACATCATGCGCAAAATGTGGAGTATTTAGATAAGAATCACGGTGGTTTTTTAAATATTTTTGATAGAATATTTGGTACATGGTTACCTTTAGATGATGGTATAGATGTTAAGTATGGTGTAATACATGCGCCAAATTCTAATAATCCAATAGTTATTTTAACACATGAGTTCAAGGATATTTGGGCTGATATGAAGAAGTCTAAAAAACTGTCACATAAATTAATGTATATTTTTGGCCCTCCAGGTTGGAGTCATGATGGTAGCACAATGACCGTTAAGCAACAACAGAGACAGTTTAAGGAGTATGCTAAAGATCATCCTAAAAAATCTTTTGAAAGGCCTAATTAG
- a CDS encoding helix-turn-helix transcriptional regulator, translating to MVNSEEFIKRLEKVINYYGLTAAAFADKVEVQRSSISHLLSGRNKPSLEFVLKVVTQFPEVNLYWLLNGKGSFPFVEKKETKPLPKENTKTIINKTDLKKEVSKVIIFYTDGTFETFDKK from the coding sequence ATGGTAAATTCTGAAGAGTTCATAAAAAGATTAGAAAAAGTAATTAATTACTACGGCTTAACCGCTGCTGCTTTTGCTGATAAAGTTGAAGTGCAACGCTCTAGCATCTCTCACCTATTATCTGGCAGAAACAAACCAAGCTTAGAATTTGTTTTAAAAGTTGTAACTCAATTTCCTGAGGTAAATTTATATTGGTTACTAAACGGAAAAGGAAGTTTTCCTTTTGTTGAGAAAAAAGAAACTAAGCCTCTACCAAAAGAAAATACCAAAACAATAATTAACAAAACAGACTTAAAAAAAGAAGTTAGTAAAGTAATTATTTTTTACACCGATGGCACTTTTGAAACCTTTGACAAAAAATAA
- a CDS encoding M14 family metallopeptidase, whose translation MIDFKQIFKDCKVNNITGRYVTNSLVFPFLGKTLFKNDIEEIGKSVLNEPIKMITIGHGETKILMWSQMHGNESTTTKAVLDFIHFLEKTSSLQSSILDNCTIKIIPILNPDGAKAYTRINANEIDLNRDAQNRTQPESKILREVYDNFKPDFCFNLHDQRTIFNVGETNKPATVSFLAPAFNKERGMSVARDKSMQLIVAMNSVLQNFIPNQVGRYDDGFNSNCVGDAFQMLNTPTVLFESGHYPEDYEREKTREFIFYSLLKGVEVIATNSLNKYKVDAYFEIPENGKQFLDLIIYNTKKINTLHPEANSLGVLYKEVLKDKKIIFEPVITETQGVEKFYAHKTLNLLDKSDLDYVENNILLSKSLLGN comes from the coding sequence ATGATAGATTTTAAGCAGATATTTAAAGATTGTAAGGTTAATAATATAACTGGTCGTTATGTGACAAATAGTTTGGTTTTTCCTTTTTTAGGAAAAACATTGTTTAAAAATGATATAGAAGAAATTGGAAAATCTGTTTTAAATGAGCCTATAAAAATGATTACTATAGGACACGGAGAAACTAAAATTTTAATGTGGTCTCAGATGCATGGAAATGAATCTACAACTACAAAAGCAGTTTTAGATTTTATTCATTTTTTAGAAAAAACATCTTCTTTGCAATCATCAATTTTAGATAATTGTACTATAAAAATTATTCCTATTTTAAACCCTGATGGAGCAAAAGCATATACTAGAATTAATGCTAATGAAATTGATTTAAATAGAGATGCGCAGAATAGGACTCAGCCAGAAAGTAAAATTCTTAGAGAGGTTTATGACAACTTCAAACCAGATTTCTGTTTTAACCTACATGATCAGAGAACAATTTTTAATGTAGGTGAAACAAATAAGCCAGCAACTGTATCTTTTTTGGCGCCTGCTTTTAATAAGGAAAGAGGTATGTCTGTTGCCAGAGATAAAAGTATGCAGTTAATTGTGGCTATGAATAGTGTTTTGCAAAATTTTATTCCTAATCAGGTTGGCAGGTATGACGATGGTTTTAATAGTAATTGTGTTGGTGATGCTTTTCAAATGTTAAACACTCCAACTGTTTTATTTGAGTCTGGCCATTACCCAGAGGACTATGAAAGGGAAAAAACTAGAGAATTTATTTTTTATTCTTTATTAAAAGGAGTAGAGGTAATTGCTACAAACTCGCTAAATAAGTATAAGGTAGATGCTTATTTTGAAATTCCAGAGAATGGCAAACAGTTTTTAGACCTTATTATATATAATACTAAAAAAATAAATACTTTACATCCAGAGGCTAATTCCTTAGGGGTTCTGTATAAGGAAGTGTTAAAAGATAAAAAAATTATTTTTGAACCAGTAATAACAGAAACGCAAGGGGTAGAGAAATTTTACGCTCACAAAACTCTTAACCTTCTAGATAAGAGTGATTTAGATTATGTTGAAAATAACATTCTTTTATCTAAGTCTTTACTTGGTAATTAA
- a CDS encoding DNA topoisomerase IV subunit B produces MSDNTKYTEDNIRSLDWKEHIRMRPGMYIGKLGDGSSADDGIYILLKEVLDNCIDEFVMGAGKTIEIGIRDNVVKVRDYGRGIPLGKVVDVVSKMNTGGKYDSKAFKKSVGLNGVGTKAVNALSNFFKVESSREGQSKWAEFSQGNLIAEEGPVESSKRKGTKVSFTPDEAIFKNYKYRNEYVIRMLKNYVYLNPGLTIVFNGEKYFSENGLKDLLEENNNAEDLLYPIIHLKGDDIEIAITHSKTQYSEEYQSFVNGQHTTQGGTHQAAFREAIVKTIRDFYGKNYEASDIRKSIISAVSIKVMEPVFESQTKTKLGSTDMGGNYPTVRTYINDFVGKYLDNYLHKNTETADALQRKIIQAERERKDLSGIRKLAKDRAKKASLHNKKLRDCRVHLGDLKKDRRLESTLFITEGDSASGSITKSRDVNTQAVFSLRGKPLNSYGMSKKIVYENEEFNLLQAALNIEESMEDLRYNNIVIATDADVDGMHIRLLLITFFLQFFPELIKENHLYILQTPLFRVRNKKQTFYCYSPEEKADAIEKLTGKPEITRFKGLGEISPDEFQHFIGDDIRLEPVMLDKAMSIEQLLSFYMGKNTPDRQKFIIENLKVELDIIEEN; encoded by the coding sequence ATGTCAGACAATACTAAATATACCGAAGATAATATTCGTTCGTTAGACTGGAAAGAGCATATACGTATGCGTCCGGGGATGTATATAGGTAAATTAGGTGATGGTTCATCTGCAGACGATGGTATCTATATTCTTTTAAAAGAGGTTTTAGATAACTGTATAGATGAATTTGTGATGGGAGCTGGTAAAACCATTGAAATTGGAATAAGAGACAATGTAGTTAAGGTACGAGATTATGGTCGTGGTATACCGCTTGGTAAGGTTGTAGATGTAGTGTCTAAAATGAATACTGGTGGTAAGTACGATTCTAAAGCCTTTAAAAAGTCTGTTGGTTTAAATGGTGTTGGTACTAAGGCTGTAAATGCTTTGTCTAACTTTTTTAAGGTAGAATCTTCTAGAGAGGGTCAGTCTAAATGGGCAGAATTTAGTCAAGGTAATTTAATTGCAGAGGAAGGACCAGTAGAAAGCTCTAAACGAAAAGGAACTAAAGTTTCTTTTACTCCAGATGAAGCTATCTTTAAAAATTACAAGTATAGAAATGAGTATGTAATTCGCATGCTTAAAAACTACGTATACTTAAATCCTGGGTTAACTATTGTTTTTAATGGAGAAAAGTATTTCTCTGAAAACGGATTAAAAGATTTACTTGAAGAAAATAATAATGCAGAAGATTTATTATATCCTATTATTCATTTAAAGGGAGATGATATAGAAATTGCTATAACACACAGTAAAACTCAATATAGTGAGGAGTATCAATCTTTTGTTAACGGACAACATACAACACAGGGTGGTACGCATCAAGCAGCTTTTAGAGAGGCAATAGTTAAAACTATTAGAGACTTTTACGGAAAAAATTACGAAGCTTCAGATATTCGTAAGTCTATTATTTCTGCTGTTTCTATTAAGGTGATGGAGCCTGTTTTTGAGAGTCAGACTAAAACAAAGCTTGGTTCTACAGATATGGGAGGTAATTACCCAACTGTACGTACCTATATTAATGATTTTGTAGGTAAGTATTTAGATAATTACTTGCATAAAAACACTGAGACTGCAGATGCTTTGCAACGTAAAATTATACAGGCAGAGCGAGAACGTAAAGATTTGTCTGGCATACGTAAATTAGCTAAGGATAGAGCTAAAAAAGCAAGTTTACACAATAAAAAGCTTAGAGATTGCCGTGTACACTTGGGTGATTTAAAAAAAGATAGAAGATTAGAGTCTACTTTATTTATTACAGAGGGAGATTCTGCATCTGGTTCTATAACTAAGTCTAGAGATGTAAATACACAGGCTGTTTTTAGTTTACGTGGTAAGCCATTAAACTCTTATGGAATGTCTAAAAAGATAGTTTATGAGAATGAAGAGTTTAATTTACTACAAGCAGCATTAAATATAGAAGAATCTATGGAGGATTTGCGTTACAATAATATTGTAATTGCTACAGATGCTGATGTAGATGGTATGCATATTAGATTATTGTTAATAACCTTCTTTTTGCAGTTTTTTCCAGAGTTAATAAAAGAAAATCATTTATATATATTACAAACGCCTCTTTTTAGGGTTCGTAATAAAAAACAAACTTTCTATTGTTACAGTCCAGAAGAAAAAGCTGATGCAATTGAAAAATTAACTGGTAAGCCAGAAATAACCCGATTTAAAGGTTTGGGGGAAATTTCTCCAGATGAGTTTCAGCACTTTATTGGAGATGATATTCGTTTAGAACCTGTAATGCTAGATAAGGCTATGTCTATAGAGCAATTACTTAGTTTTTATATGGGTAAAAATACGCCAGACCGACAAAAATTTATTATTGAAAACCTTAAAGTAGAACTTGATATAATCGAGGAAAACTAA